A window of Streptomyces gilvosporeus contains these coding sequences:
- a CDS encoding MarR family winged helix-turn-helix transcriptional regulator, with the protein MSGYRSIGDTEKAVQAKLGDTPVRHAQMAAVAGIYRAAAAVRQHFENSVLRTVDLTWTSFVVLWVVWIWGQMETRRVAEEAGISKGTLTGVAHTLQGRGLLERSAHPKDGRLALLALTPEGETLMTRLFPQFHAEESFVTHALAEDEVLNLAALLRRIVDQVETHGADRRAELLGGQDPRPRRSGRRPKGS; encoded by the coding sequence GTGAGCGGATACCGTTCCATCGGGGACACGGAGAAGGCGGTCCAGGCCAAGCTCGGCGACACACCCGTCCGGCACGCACAGATGGCCGCCGTCGCGGGCATCTACCGTGCCGCGGCCGCCGTACGCCAGCACTTCGAGAACTCCGTCCTGCGCACCGTCGATCTGACCTGGACCTCCTTCGTCGTGCTGTGGGTGGTGTGGATCTGGGGCCAGATGGAGACCCGCCGGGTGGCCGAGGAAGCCGGGATCTCCAAGGGCACGCTCACCGGCGTCGCCCATACGCTCCAGGGCCGCGGCCTGCTGGAGCGCAGCGCCCACCCCAAGGACGGCCGGCTCGCCCTGCTCGCCCTCACCCCCGAGGGCGAGACGCTGATGACCCGTCTCTTCCCGCAGTTCCACGCCGAGGAGTCCTTCGTCACCCATGCGCTGGCCGAGGACGAGGTCCTGAACCTGGCGGCCCTGCTGCGCCGGATCGTCGACCAGGTCGAAACGCATGGCGCGGACCGCCGGGCGGAGTTGCTGGGCGGTCAGGACCCGCGCCCGCGGCGCAGCGGCCGGCGGCCGAAGGGGTCCTGA
- the dusB gene encoding tRNA dihydrouridine synthase DusB, which translates to MTSSLQIGPHTVQPPVVLAPMAGITNAPFRTLCREFSGGKGLFVSEMITTRALVERNEKTMQLIHFDATETPRSIQLYGVDPATVGKAVRMIAEEDLADHIDLNFGCPVPKVTRKGGGSALPFKRNLLRAILREAVTGAGDLPVTMKMRKGIDDDHITYLDAGRIAVEEGVTAIALHGRTAAQHYGGTADWDAIARLKEHVPEIPVLGNGDIWSAGDAARMMRETGCDGVVVGRGCLGRPWLFGDLVAAFEGTGAPKAPDLREVAAVMLRHAALLGEWIGDEKRGVIDFRKHVAWYLKGFAVGSEMRKRLAMTGSLAELEDGLGELDLDQPWPQGADGPRGRTSGNNRVVLPDGWLKDPYDCAGVSEDAELDTSGG; encoded by the coding sequence ATGACGTCTTCGCTGCAGATCGGCCCGCATACGGTGCAGCCCCCCGTGGTGCTCGCGCCCATGGCCGGGATCACCAATGCCCCGTTCCGGACCCTGTGCCGGGAGTTCTCCGGCGGCAAGGGCCTGTTCGTCAGCGAGATGATCACGACCCGGGCGCTGGTCGAGCGCAACGAGAAGACCATGCAGCTGATCCACTTCGACGCGACCGAGACGCCGCGCTCGATCCAGCTGTACGGCGTCGACCCGGCCACCGTCGGCAAGGCCGTCCGCATGATCGCGGAGGAGGACCTCGCCGACCACATCGACCTCAACTTCGGCTGCCCGGTGCCCAAGGTCACGCGCAAGGGCGGCGGCTCCGCGCTGCCGTTCAAGCGCAATCTCTTGCGCGCGATTTTGCGGGAGGCGGTCACCGGCGCCGGGGACCTGCCCGTGACGATGAAGATGCGCAAGGGCATCGACGACGACCACATCACCTACCTGGACGCCGGCCGGATCGCCGTCGAGGAGGGCGTGACCGCCATCGCGCTGCACGGCCGCACCGCCGCCCAGCACTACGGCGGCACCGCCGACTGGGACGCCATCGCCCGCCTCAAGGAGCACGTCCCCGAGATCCCGGTGCTCGGCAACGGCGACATCTGGTCGGCCGGCGACGCCGCACGGATGATGCGCGAGACCGGCTGCGACGGCGTGGTCGTCGGCCGCGGCTGCCTGGGCCGCCCCTGGCTCTTCGGCGATCTGGTGGCCGCCTTCGAGGGCACCGGCGCGCCCAAGGCGCCCGATCTGCGCGAGGTCGCCGCCGTCATGCTGCGGCACGCCGCGCTCCTGGGCGAGTGGATCGGCGACGAGAAACGCGGCGTCATCGACTTTCGCAAGCACGTCGCCTGGTACCTGAAAGGTTTTGCGGTCGGCTCCGAGATGCGCAAGCGGCTGGCCATGACCGGATCGCTGGCCGAGCTCGAGGACGGCCTCGGCGAACTGGACCTCGACCAGCCCTGGCCGCAGGGCGCGGATGGCCCCCGCGGCCGTACCTCCGGCAACAACCGGGTGGTGCTGCCGGACGGCTGGCTCAAGGACCCCTACGACTGCGCGGGCGTCAGCGAGGACGCGGAGCTGGACACCTCGGGCGGCTGA
- a CDS encoding MFS transporter has product MPELSRRRRFLVLAICCLSLLIVSLDNTVLNVALPSMQHELGASISGMQWTIDAYTLVLASLLMLAGSTADRLGRRRIFLVGLVVFSVGSLLCSLAPGLGWLVAFRMVQAVGGSMLNPVAMSIITNTFTEPRERARAIGVWGGVVGISMAAGPVIGGLLVQSVGWRSVFWINVPIGALALFLTLRYVPESRAPRPRRVDVVGQLLVIALLGSLTYAIIEAPDAGWGSTKILAFVLLALVSLAALIGYERRRAEPLIDLRFFHSAPFSGATVIAVCAFAALGGFLFMNTLYLQNVRGLSALGAGLYMLPMAGMTGLCAPLSGRLVGSRGPRIPLLLAGTFMGASGVLFAAFEAQKTTALLFTGYVLFGIGFGLVNAPITNTAVSGMPRTQAGVASAVASTSRQIGQSLGVAVIGAVLAGGVRPGAGTFLAVGRPAWWIIAGCGAAILLLGALTTGRWARDTARRTAALFEEERRGGHAAAKA; this is encoded by the coding sequence ATGCCCGAGCTCAGCCGACGACGACGTTTTCTGGTGCTGGCGATCTGCTGCCTGAGCCTGCTGATCGTCAGCCTCGACAACACCGTCCTCAATGTCGCGCTGCCGTCCATGCAGCACGAGCTGGGCGCCTCGATCTCCGGGATGCAGTGGACGATCGACGCCTACACGCTGGTCCTGGCGTCGCTGCTGATGCTGGCCGGATCGACCGCGGACCGGCTCGGGCGGCGGCGGATCTTCCTGGTCGGGCTGGTGGTGTTCTCCGTCGGCTCGCTGCTGTGCAGTCTGGCGCCCGGCCTGGGGTGGCTGGTGGCGTTCCGGATGGTGCAGGCGGTGGGCGGTTCGATGCTCAACCCCGTCGCGATGTCGATCATCACCAACACCTTCACCGAACCCCGCGAGCGGGCCCGCGCCATCGGGGTGTGGGGCGGGGTCGTCGGGATAAGCATGGCCGCCGGTCCGGTGATCGGCGGGCTGCTGGTCCAGTCCGTCGGCTGGCGCTCGGTCTTCTGGATCAACGTCCCGATCGGCGCGCTCGCGCTCTTCCTCACCCTGCGCTACGTCCCCGAGTCCCGCGCCCCCAGGCCGCGCCGGGTCGATGTGGTGGGCCAGCTGCTGGTGATCGCGCTGCTGGGCTCGCTGACGTACGCGATCATCGAGGCCCCGGACGCGGGCTGGGGCTCGACGAAGATCCTCGCCTTCGTGCTGCTGGCGCTGGTCTCGCTGGCGGCGCTGATCGGCTATGAGCGACGGCGTGCCGAACCGCTGATCGACCTGCGGTTCTTCCACAGCGCACCGTTCAGCGGGGCCACCGTCATCGCGGTGTGCGCCTTTGCCGCGCTGGGCGGCTTCCTCTTCATGAACACCCTGTACCTCCAGAATGTGCGCGGGCTGTCCGCCCTGGGCGCCGGGCTGTACATGCTCCCGATGGCCGGGATGACGGGGCTCTGTGCGCCGCTGTCGGGGCGGCTGGTGGGCAGCCGCGGACCCCGGATTCCGCTGCTGCTCGCGGGGACGTTCATGGGCGCCAGCGGGGTGCTGTTCGCGGCGTTCGAGGCGCAGAAGACGACGGCGCTGCTGTTCACCGGGTACGTCCTGTTCGGTATCGGCTTCGGCCTGGTCAACGCGCCGATCACCAACACCGCGGTGTCCGGGATGCCGCGCACCCAGGCGGGGGTGGCGTCCGCGGTGGCCTCGACCAGCCGCCAGATCGGGCAGTCGCTGGGGGTCGCGGTGATCGGCGCCGTACTGGCCGGCGGGGTGCGGCCCGGTGCCGGCACGTTCCTGGCGGTGGGGCGGCCCGCCTGGTGGATCATCGCGGGGTGCGGGGCGGCGATCCTGCTGCTGGGCGCGCTGACGACCGGGCGCTGGGCACGGGACACGGCGCGGCGCACGGCGGCGCTGTTCGAGGAGGAGCGGCGGGGCGGCCACGCGGCGGCGAAGGCGTAG
- a CDS encoding helix-turn-helix transcriptional regulator has protein sequence MSASLTVGSTPVKPATTRPGATVHPGIADPGAAAPPYGAAPRDDAARRAELAAFLRSRRERITPEQVGLPRGTRRRTPGLRREEVAHLGAVGVTWYTWLEQARDIHVSPQVLDAVARALLLDRAERSHLFALAGAADPLPGTECTGVTKPLRQVLDGLAPFPAVIQNSRFDILAYNSTYGRLMCDFDALPDEDRNCLWLAFTNADWRTRTVDLEHSKRVMAAKFRAAMADHVAEPAWKALLARLTEASAEFREIWAQHEVVRSVSAVKVIRHPQVGDLQLSASSLWTGPNPGPRLLTYTPVDDTTRERLGQLEKLAATGA, from the coding sequence ATGAGCGCGAGCCTGACCGTCGGGAGCACCCCGGTGAAGCCTGCCACGACCCGCCCCGGCGCCACCGTCCATCCCGGTATCGCCGATCCCGGTGCCGCCGCCCCGCCGTACGGTGCCGCCCCGCGCGACGACGCCGCCCGCCGGGCCGAGCTGGCCGCCTTCCTGCGCAGCCGGCGGGAGCGGATCACACCGGAGCAGGTCGGCCTGCCGCGCGGCACCCGCCGCCGCACCCCCGGGCTGCGCCGCGAGGAGGTCGCGCACCTGGGGGCGGTCGGCGTCACCTGGTACACCTGGCTCGAACAGGCCCGGGACATCCACGTATCGCCGCAGGTCCTGGACGCGGTGGCCCGCGCGCTGCTGCTGGACCGCGCCGAGCGCAGCCATCTGTTCGCGCTGGCCGGGGCGGCCGACCCGCTGCCCGGCACCGAGTGCACGGGCGTGACGAAGCCGCTGCGGCAGGTCCTGGACGGGCTCGCGCCGTTCCCGGCGGTCATCCAGAACAGCCGGTTCGACATCCTCGCCTACAACAGCACCTACGGGCGGCTGATGTGTGACTTCGACGCACTGCCCGACGAGGACCGCAACTGCCTGTGGCTGGCGTTCACCAACGCCGACTGGCGGACGAGAACGGTCGATCTGGAGCACTCGAAGCGGGTGATGGCCGCCAAGTTCCGGGCGGCGATGGCCGATCATGTCGCCGAGCCGGCCTGGAAGGCGCTGCTCGCGCGGCTGACGGAGGCGTCGGCCGAATTCCGTGAGATCTGGGCGCAGCACGAGGTCGTCCGCTCGGTGAGCGCCGTCAAGGTCATCCGCCACCCCCAGGTGGGTGACCTGCAACTCTCCGCCAGCAGCTTGTGGACGGGCCCCAACCCCGGGCCGAGGCTGCTGACGTACACGCCGGTGGACGACACGACCCGAGAACGCCTCGGACAGTTGGAGAAGCTGGCCGCCACCGGGGCGTGA
- a CDS encoding MFS transporter has product MSDTQVPTTVPAAPSTAARHRSAATPLLTPTGLLTVLLGAALPMIDFFIVNVALPTIDHDLHAGPAMLEMVVAGYGVAYAMLLVLGGRLGDMAGRRRLFLWGLAAFGLTSLACGLAPDAWTLVAARVAQGAASALLLPQVLATIQATTTGRHRARAVSLYGGTAGVSSAVGQVLGGLLVSADLAGTGWRAVFLVNVPIAAVAWLLAVRMVPETRSPHPSRVDGPGTALLALTLITLLLPLTEGRAAGWPLWSWLLLGVFPFAALAFVLFERHAERVGRTPLVPPSLLRIPSVRSGLAMLIPFSIGFGGFMFEVAVALQSGLHYGPLAAGVSLAPLCIAYFAASLAGPRLVQRFGRRVVIAGSLIQGTGLLALALTVHAGWPGISVAGLAPSMAVLGVGQGLLLPTVMRIVLSELPTAQAGVGGGVMVTTQQSGLALGVATLGTVFLALLPSVGIRDALLAALYAQLAIVIGTTFLALRLPRAVR; this is encoded by the coding sequence GTGAGCGATACCCAAGTTCCGACCACCGTCCCCGCGGCCCCATCCACGGCCGCCCGACACCGCTCGGCGGCCACCCCGCTGCTGACCCCGACGGGCCTGCTGACCGTCCTCCTGGGCGCGGCCCTGCCGATGATCGACTTCTTCATCGTCAATGTCGCCCTGCCGACCATCGACCACGATCTGCACGCGGGGCCCGCGATGCTGGAGATGGTGGTGGCCGGCTACGGCGTCGCCTACGCCATGCTGCTCGTCCTCGGCGGTCGGCTGGGCGATATGGCCGGCCGCCGCCGGCTGTTCCTGTGGGGTCTGGCCGCCTTCGGTCTGACGTCCCTGGCCTGCGGGCTGGCGCCGGACGCCTGGACGCTGGTGGCCGCCCGGGTGGCCCAGGGCGCCGCGTCCGCGCTGCTGCTGCCCCAGGTGCTGGCCACCATCCAGGCCACGACGACCGGGCGGCACCGTGCGAGGGCCGTCAGCCTGTACGGCGGCACGGCGGGCGTCTCCAGCGCCGTCGGCCAGGTGCTCGGCGGGCTGCTGGTCTCGGCCGACCTGGCGGGCACCGGCTGGCGCGCCGTCTTCCTGGTGAACGTCCCGATCGCGGCCGTGGCCTGGCTGCTGGCGGTCCGTATGGTTCCCGAGACCCGCTCGCCGCATCCGAGCCGGGTCGACGGCCCCGGTACCGCACTGCTGGCCCTGACCCTGATCACCCTGCTGCTGCCGCTGACCGAGGGCCGGGCGGCCGGCTGGCCCCTGTGGTCCTGGCTGCTGCTGGGCGTCTTCCCCTTCGCCGCCCTCGCCTTCGTCCTCTTCGAGCGGCACGCCGAACGCGTCGGCCGGACCCCGCTGGTGCCCCCGTCCCTGCTGCGCATCCCCTCGGTGCGCAGCGGCCTGGCCATGCTGATCCCGTTCTCGATCGGGTTCGGCGGCTTCATGTTCGAGGTGGCGGTGGCGCTCCAGAGCGGGCTGCACTACGGGCCGCTGGCGGCCGGGGTGTCGCTCGCGCCCCTGTGCATCGCCTACTTCGCCGCCTCGCTGGCGGGCCCGCGGCTGGTGCAGCGCTTCGGGCGGCGGGTGGTGATCGCCGGGTCGCTGATCCAGGGCACCGGGCTGCTCGCACTGGCGCTGACGGTGCACGCCGGCTGGCCCGGCATCTCTGTGGCCGGTCTGGCGCCGAGCATGGCGGTCCTGGGGGTGGGCCAGGGTCTGCTGCTGCCGACCGTGATGCGCATCGTGCTGAGCGAACTGCCGACGGCCCAGGCGGGCGTGGGCGGCGGCGTCATGGTCACGACCCAGCAGTCCGGCCTCGCGCTGGGTGTGGCCACCCTCGGCACCGTTTTCCTGGCCCTGCTGCCGTCGGTCGGCATCCGCGATGCGCTGCTCGCCGCGCTCTACGCCCAGCTGGCGATCGTCATAGGCACCACGTTCCTGGCGCTGCGGCTGCCGCGGGCGGTGCGCTGA
- a CDS encoding aldo/keto reductase translates to MQTRTLGTTGPQTSALGLGCMGMSALYGDADRTESLATVHAALDAGITLLDTGDFYGMGHNELLINEALATAPAAAREKALVSVKFGALRTVEGGFTGYDGRPNAVKNFAAYSLQRLGRDHIDIYRIARLDPDVPVEETIGAIAELVEAGHVRHIGLSEVGAESLRRAAAVAPISDLQIEYSLLSRGIEDEILPTARELGIGVTAYGVLSRGLISGHFTRDRKLAANDFRGMSPRFQGENLDRNLDLVEALRKIAEQKGITVAQTAIAWVLSRGEDIVPLVGARRRDRLTEALGALDVTLDADDLAAIERAVPAGAAAGERYPAGQMAHLDSER, encoded by the coding sequence GTGCAGACCCGCACCCTCGGCACCACCGGCCCCCAGACCTCCGCCCTCGGCCTCGGCTGCATGGGCATGTCCGCCCTCTACGGCGACGCCGACCGCACCGAATCCCTCGCCACCGTCCACGCCGCCCTCGACGCGGGCATCACCCTGCTCGACACCGGCGACTTCTACGGCATGGGCCACAACGAACTGCTGATCAACGAAGCGCTCGCCACGGCCCCCGCCGCCGCCCGCGAAAAGGCCCTGGTCAGCGTCAAGTTCGGCGCCCTGCGCACCGTCGAGGGCGGCTTCACCGGCTACGACGGCCGGCCGAACGCGGTGAAGAACTTCGCCGCGTACTCCCTCCAGCGCCTGGGGCGCGACCACATCGACATCTACCGCATCGCCCGGCTCGACCCGGACGTCCCGGTCGAGGAGACCATCGGCGCCATCGCCGAGCTGGTCGAGGCCGGACACGTCCGCCACATCGGCCTGTCCGAGGTCGGCGCCGAGAGCCTGCGCCGGGCCGCCGCGGTCGCCCCGATCAGCGACCTCCAGATCGAGTACTCCCTGCTCTCCCGCGGCATCGAGGACGAGATCCTGCCCACCGCCCGCGAGCTGGGCATCGGCGTGACGGCGTACGGTGTCCTGTCCCGCGGCCTGATCAGCGGGCATTTCACCCGCGACCGCAAGCTCGCCGCGAACGACTTCCGCGGGATGAGCCCCCGGTTCCAGGGCGAGAACCTCGACCGCAACCTCGACCTGGTCGAGGCGCTGCGCAAGATCGCCGAGCAGAAGGGGATCACGGTCGCCCAGACCGCCATCGCCTGGGTGCTCTCCCGCGGCGAGGACATCGTTCCGCTGGTGGGCGCCCGCCGCCGCGACCGGCTGACCGAGGCGCTCGGGGCGCTGGACGTCACGCTGGACGCCGACGACCTGGCCGCGATCGAGCGCGCGGTCCCGGCCGGCGCCGCCGCCGGCGAGCGCTACCCGGCCGGGCAGATGGCCCACCTGGACAGCGAGCGGTGA
- a CDS encoding TetR family transcriptional regulator yields the protein MAPETLTPERILEATEEVLRRYGPAKATVVDVARALGVSHGSVYRHFRTKTALREAVTARWLDRTSQQLSVIVSDEGPADDRLRRWLAALFEAKRHKAGDDPELFATYMTLIGESGGVVDRHVTDLESQLTTIIEAGVSEGTFHTPSPASTAHAVFSATGRFHDPCYAPEWSHPGITADFEAVRDLILRGLQA from the coding sequence ATGGCCCCCGAGACACTGACCCCCGAGCGCATCCTCGAAGCCACCGAGGAGGTGCTGCGCCGCTACGGCCCGGCCAAGGCCACGGTCGTGGATGTCGCCCGCGCCCTGGGGGTGAGCCACGGCAGCGTCTACCGCCACTTCCGCACCAAGACGGCGCTGCGGGAGGCGGTCACGGCGCGCTGGCTGGACCGTACGAGCCAGCAGCTGTCCGTCATCGTCTCGGACGAGGGCCCGGCCGACGACCGGCTGCGCCGCTGGCTCGCCGCCCTCTTCGAGGCCAAGCGGCACAAGGCCGGCGACGACCCCGAACTCTTCGCCACCTATATGACGTTGATCGGCGAGAGCGGCGGTGTGGTCGACCGCCATGTCACCGACCTGGAATCCCAGCTCACCACGATCATCGAGGCCGGCGTCTCGGAGGGCACCTTCCACACCCCGTCCCCCGCCAGCACCGCCCATGCCGTCTTCTCCGCCACCGGCCGCTTCCACGACCCCTGCTACGCACCCGAGTGGTCCCACCCGGGCATCACCGCCGACTTCGAGGCCGTACGCGACCTGATCCTGCGGGGGTTGCAGGCGTAG